A single genomic interval of Aneurinibacillus sp. REN35 harbors:
- a CDS encoding thiolase family protein encodes MKRIPVIVDAIRTPIGRHGGALKSVRPDDLGANVIQHIVQRSNLDPAIIDDVYFGCANQAGEDNRNVARMSLLLAGIPVSVPGVTVNRLCGSGLEAVNQSANAIIAGRGDVYIAGGTESMTRSPLVMLKPEAAFQRGNQQMYDTMLGWRMVNDKMAAVYPPISLGETAENVASEYNITREEQDNFAYESQQKYAHALAQGKFADEIVPVEVRDRKGKITLIDTDEHPRPETTREQLKGLPTLFKKNGTVTAGNSSGINDGAAALLVMEEEKAKALGFIPRARIIASAVAGVDPSMMGIGPVPATRKALQQVGLTIEDIDLFEFNEAFAAQAVASVRELGVNPERVNVNGGAIALGHPLGASGARILTTLLYEMERRDVRYGLASMCIGVGQGIATIIERIREKKS; translated from the coding sequence ATGAAGAGAATACCGGTCATTGTAGATGCCATACGTACACCTATTGGCCGACACGGCGGTGCATTAAAAAGTGTCCGTCCTGATGATTTGGGTGCTAATGTTATACAGCATATTGTACAGCGCAGCAACCTCGACCCAGCAATAATTGACGATGTATATTTTGGATGTGCAAATCAAGCTGGAGAGGATAATCGAAATGTAGCCCGGATGTCGCTGCTACTGGCAGGTATACCCGTCAGTGTACCGGGGGTGACAGTGAACCGTCTGTGCGGCTCAGGACTAGAGGCAGTCAACCAAAGTGCAAACGCCATTATTGCTGGACGAGGGGATGTGTATATCGCAGGTGGAACAGAGAGCATGACCCGCTCACCGCTTGTAATGCTAAAGCCAGAGGCTGCATTTCAGCGTGGCAATCAGCAGATGTACGATACAATGCTTGGCTGGCGTATGGTAAATGATAAAATGGCGGCAGTTTATCCACCCATTAGTTTGGGGGAAACGGCAGAGAATGTTGCCAGTGAATATAACATAACTCGTGAGGAGCAAGATAACTTTGCTTATGAAAGTCAGCAGAAGTATGCTCACGCACTTGCACAAGGAAAATTTGCAGATGAAATTGTTCCTGTAGAGGTCCGGGATCGGAAAGGTAAAATTACCTTGATAGATACAGATGAACATCCAAGGCCTGAGACAACGAGGGAACAATTGAAAGGTCTCCCTACTCTATTTAAAAAGAACGGTACTGTAACGGCCGGTAATTCTTCCGGGATTAATGATGGGGCTGCGGCTTTATTAGTAATGGAAGAAGAAAAAGCGAAAGCACTAGGTTTTATACCTCGGGCGCGTATTATTGCATCGGCTGTTGCTGGCGTCGATCCTTCTATGATGGGTATCGGACCTGTACCTGCTACTCGCAAGGCGTTACAGCAGGTGGGGCTTACTATAGAAGATATTGACTTATTCGAATTCAATGAAGCATTTGCAGCTCAAGCAGTAGCAAGTGTACGAGAGCTTGGTGTCAATCCGGAACGTGTGAATGTAAACGGAGGTGCCATTGCGCTGGGGCATCCGCTAGGTGCAAGTGGAGCACGAATTTTGACCACGCTGTTATACGAGATGGAACGACGCGATGTACGTTATGGGCTAGCCTCTATGTGTATTGGGGTTGGTCAGGGAATTGCCACCATTATTGAACGAATCCGAGAAAAGAAAAGTTAA
- a CDS encoding thiolase family protein, with the protein MKYVRKEAYIAAAVRTPIGKLGGGLKDIPNDDLCATVITEVIRRAEISGEDIDSVIMGNVISAGPFINIARVGLLKAKLPEKVPGLTVNRVCASGLEAINLAAQSIMGGHGQVIVAGGVENLTRSPYILEKFTQPFQRGGQTLIESFGGPRSAPVNLYGDLTMGETAENVAEVFNISREEQDAFAYESQLRAVRAIDKGFFTEEIVPVVVPQKKGEPHIVQTDEHPRRDVTLESLARLKPAFRQNGSVTAGNSSGINDGAAAVVVMSKEAIERYGVTPLGKIVHFTSVGVDPRIMGMGPVAAIRQLCAETGLKIEDIDLFEVNEAFASQALACIKELGIPKERINVNGGAIALGHPLGASGARLLSTILYELRRRKKKLGIVSLCIGGGQGLATLVEAWE; encoded by the coding sequence ATGAAATACGTCAGAAAAGAAGCATATATAGCAGCAGCTGTCCGCACACCGATTGGAAAATTAGGGGGCGGTTTGAAAGATATACCTAATGATGATTTATGCGCTACGGTTATAACGGAAGTGATAAGGCGTGCTGAAATCTCAGGTGAAGATATAGATAGCGTTATTATGGGCAACGTCATTTCCGCAGGACCTTTTATCAATATTGCGCGCGTAGGTTTATTGAAAGCCAAACTTCCGGAGAAAGTACCCGGGCTGACTGTTAACCGTGTCTGTGCATCGGGGTTAGAGGCCATCAACCTAGCCGCTCAATCGATTATGGGAGGACACGGGCAAGTAATTGTTGCAGGTGGTGTGGAAAATTTGACCCGCTCTCCATATATTCTTGAAAAGTTTACACAACCGTTTCAACGTGGTGGACAAACACTCATAGAATCTTTTGGTGGGCCTCGCTCTGCACCGGTCAATCTGTATGGTGATTTAACCATGGGAGAGACGGCAGAGAATGTAGCAGAAGTATTCAATATTAGCCGGGAGGAGCAGGATGCGTTTGCTTATGAAAGCCAACTGCGTGCCGTGCGTGCTATAGATAAAGGTTTTTTCACAGAGGAAATTGTTCCGGTTGTCGTTCCGCAGAAAAAAGGGGAGCCGCATATAGTACAAACTGATGAGCATCCAAGACGTGATGTCACACTTGAATCGCTTGCCCGACTTAAGCCCGCTTTTCGTCAAAATGGAAGCGTAACGGCAGGTAACTCATCAGGTATTAATGATGGAGCAGCAGCAGTAGTCGTGATGAGTAAAGAAGCAATCGAACGATATGGTGTTACGCCACTTGGAAAGATCGTTCACTTTACAAGTGTGGGAGTCGATCCTCGTATTATGGGAATGGGTCCAGTAGCGGCGATTCGCCAATTGTGTGCGGAGACGGGATTGAAGATCGAGGATATTGATCTGTTTGAAGTGAATGAAGCATTCGCCTCACAGGCGCTTGCGTGTATAAAAGAACTTGGAATTCCAAAGGAGCGTATCAATGTAAATGGAGGTGCTATAGCACTGGGTCATCCATTGGGTGCGAGCGGGGCGCGATTATTGAGTACCATCCTATATGAATTGCGCCGCCGCAAGAAAAAGTTGGGAATTGTTTCACTCTGCATCGGGGGCGGACAAGGACTAGCAACGCTGGTGGAAGCGTGGGAGTAG
- a CDS encoding 3-hydroxyacyl-CoA dehydrogenase family protein — translation MTNKVILVGEGSLYIDFRETLEQAGYEIYQPENMFSTTGEVGMALEIFNLDLNKKKKAVQELDHMLDSRVPILSSTLAITATEAASWTKNPERVVGFGTLAPLSERLLVEVVSALQTDDIFVQKVSEFFGKLNKEVEIVEDEAGLVFPRILSLIINEAAFTAMEKTASLQDIDIAMKKGTNYPYGPLEWADRIGLDDVLAVIYGLHRETREERYRPASLLRKLVLAGRTGIRTGRGFYQYEQAGVVNR, via the coding sequence ATGACGAATAAGGTAATTCTCGTTGGTGAAGGATCTCTTTATATAGATTTTCGGGAAACGCTTGAACAGGCAGGATATGAAATCTATCAACCTGAAAATATGTTCTCCACTACCGGCGAAGTAGGAATGGCACTGGAGATTTTTAATCTAGATTTGAATAAAAAGAAGAAGGCAGTGCAAGAGCTTGATCATATGCTAGACAGCCGAGTGCCGATCCTAAGTTCGACGTTAGCTATCACAGCAACGGAGGCCGCTTCCTGGACCAAAAATCCAGAACGTGTTGTTGGTTTCGGTACATTAGCGCCGCTGTCTGAGCGGTTGTTAGTTGAAGTCGTCTCAGCACTTCAAACAGATGATATTTTTGTGCAAAAAGTATCTGAATTTTTTGGTAAGTTGAACAAAGAAGTTGAAATAGTAGAAGATGAAGCAGGGCTTGTGTTCCCTCGTATCCTCTCTCTTATTATTAATGAAGCTGCTTTTACAGCGATGGAAAAAACCGCTTCCTTACAGGATATTGATATCGCCATGAAAAAGGGAACGAATTATCCTTATGGACCTCTAGAATGGGCAGATCGTATTGGACTTGATGATGTATTGGCTGTAATCTATGGTCTGCATCGCGAGACGCGAGAGGAGCGTTATCGTCCGGCATCTCTTCTGCGTAAGCTTGTATTAGCAGGACGTACCGGAATACGTACCGGACGAGGCTTCTACCAGTATGAACAAGCAGGGGTAGTGAACCGATGA
- a CDS encoding 3-hydroxyacyl-CoA dehydrogenase family protein, translating into MTYYHTGVVGAGTMGAGIALVCLRAGHTVYLADTSKPALEKAKEYIEKMLAKDVSKQKITEEKKQKLLEAASFVSDMSELCACDIVIEAVSERLELKKSIFASLVNHCRPDTLLLTNTSSYSITEIAAGLSHPERIIGFHFFNPAPVMPLIEVIRGKYSGDREVNRTCLFAEQLGKVPVLVTDSPGFIVNRVARPYYNEALRIYGDRIAKVEQIDRIMTQAGGFKMGPFELQDMIGIDINYATTESLYTNFFHESRFKPSRIQRQMVQAGALGRKTREGFYSYDE; encoded by the coding sequence ATGACATACTACCATACTGGTGTAGTCGGGGCAGGTACAATGGGAGCTGGCATTGCGCTTGTCTGTCTTCGCGCTGGTCACACAGTCTATTTGGCTGACACTAGTAAGCCTGCGTTAGAGAAAGCAAAAGAATATATAGAGAAAATGCTTGCTAAGGATGTAAGTAAGCAGAAGATAACAGAAGAAAAAAAGCAGAAGTTGCTTGAGGCTGCTTCATTTGTATCAGACATGTCAGAGCTTTGCGCCTGTGACATTGTTATTGAGGCTGTATCAGAAAGGCTGGAATTAAAAAAGTCAATTTTTGCATCATTAGTGAATCATTGTCGTCCTGATACATTACTGCTAACTAACACGTCGTCCTATTCGATTACTGAAATTGCAGCAGGCCTTTCGCACCCGGAACGAATTATAGGCTTCCATTTCTTTAATCCAGCTCCGGTAATGCCGCTCATAGAAGTAATCCGCGGAAAATATTCGGGGGATAGAGAAGTGAATAGGACCTGTTTGTTTGCAGAGCAGTTGGGCAAAGTCCCTGTTCTTGTGACTGATTCCCCTGGCTTTATCGTCAATCGAGTCGCCCGCCCTTACTATAATGAAGCGCTTCGTATTTATGGTGATAGAATCGCTAAGGTTGAACAAATCGACCGTATTATGACGCAAGCCGGAGGATTCAAGATGGGGCCGTTTGAACTTCAGGATATGATTGGCATCGATATAAACTATGCAACAACAGAATCCTTATATACGAACTTTTTCCATGAGAGCCGATTCAAGCCATCTCGGATTCAAAGACAGATGGTACAAGCGGGAGCATTAGGGCGAAAAACTAGAGAGGGGTTCTATTCTTATGACGAATAA
- a CDS encoding phenylacetate--CoA ligase family protein, with amino-acid sequence MIFNIEMETISRDELHTIQLKRLQQTVKNAYEKVPFHKQSLDRMGVKPEDIQSLDDLSRLPFMKKTDLRENYPFKLFAVDMKEIVRIHGSSGTKGKPTIVGYTKNDIENWAEMVARAICAAGGNPGDIFHNAYGYGLFTGGIGLHYGIERMGAVAVPVSGGNTPRQITLIEDFKPRGISGTPSYILNIVEEMERIGLNPRETSVEYGIFGAEAWSEEMRAQLEERLNIKAIDIYGLSEVMGPGISIECYEAQDGLHIVEDHFIAEIIDPETGEVLPYGQEGELVFTSLTKEAFPVIRYRTGDLSSLNPEKCKCGRTTMRMSRIKGRVDDMLIIRGVNVFPMEIESVLLKFPELAPHYQVVIKKDGPLDRFEVHAEVTREFMRQIGQIEDHEQVALLVRHISHEMKNALGVSVVLRILEPNSITRTEGKALRVVDNRNESLVTK; translated from the coding sequence ATGATTTTTAATATAGAAATGGAAACGATTTCAAGGGATGAATTACATACTATTCAATTAAAGAGGTTACAACAAACTGTTAAAAACGCTTATGAAAAAGTCCCCTTTCATAAACAATCACTTGATCGGATGGGCGTCAAACCTGAAGATATTCAATCTCTTGATGATTTATCAAGGTTACCGTTTATGAAAAAAACCGATCTGCGGGAGAATTATCCCTTTAAGCTGTTTGCTGTTGATATGAAAGAAATAGTGCGTATCCACGGATCTTCTGGCACCAAAGGGAAGCCGACAATTGTTGGGTATACCAAAAATGATATTGAGAACTGGGCTGAAATGGTAGCTCGCGCTATTTGTGCGGCCGGAGGAAACCCTGGGGATATTTTTCATAATGCATATGGCTATGGTTTGTTTACTGGAGGAATTGGATTGCACTATGGAATTGAACGGATGGGAGCTGTTGCCGTTCCTGTTTCTGGAGGAAATACACCAAGACAGATTACACTAATTGAAGACTTTAAGCCACGGGGAATCTCAGGAACTCCTTCTTATATTCTGAATATTGTGGAAGAGATGGAGAGGATAGGCCTTAACCCTCGAGAAACCTCAGTGGAATATGGTATTTTTGGAGCTGAAGCCTGGTCGGAAGAAATGAGGGCGCAGCTAGAAGAGAGACTAAATATCAAAGCTATTGACATTTATGGATTAAGCGAAGTTATGGGACCGGGGATTTCTATTGAATGTTATGAGGCCCAAGATGGACTTCATATCGTAGAAGATCATTTTATTGCAGAGATTATCGATCCGGAAACAGGGGAAGTCTTACCATACGGACAGGAAGGAGAATTGGTATTTACTTCACTGACGAAGGAGGCATTTCCGGTTATTCGTTACCGTACGGGCGATTTATCTTCCTTGAATCCAGAGAAATGCAAATGCGGACGTACCACGATGCGCATGTCGCGTATTAAAGGACGTGTCGATGATATGTTGATTATTCGCGGTGTAAATGTATTCCCTATGGAAATCGAGTCGGTATTACTTAAATTTCCCGAGCTAGCTCCACATTATCAAGTAGTCATCAAAAAGGATGGGCCTCTTGATCGGTTTGAAGTACACGCCGAAGTTACTCGTGAATTTATGCGGCAGATTGGTCAGATAGAGGATCATGAGCAAGTTGCTTTGCTCGTTCGTCATATTAGTCATGAAATGAAGAATGCATTGGGTGTTTCAGTCGTACTTCGCATTCTCGAACCGAATAGCATCACCCGCACGGAAGGTAAGGCACTTCGAGTTGTGGACAACCGAAATGAGTCGCTTGTTACTAAATAA
- a CDS encoding enoyl-CoA hydratase-related protein, which yields METGESMLFEAKGHIGLITLQCPERLNVLNYNTLCSLDKVVEKIQQNPKEIRTVVITGEGRAFSAGADLKERKTLNEQQVRRNVAKIRDVFTAIERLPQPTIAAINGYAFGGGFELALACDFRFAVHDAVMGLTEVSQGIIPGAGGTQRLTRLVGPSISKELILTARRISAQQAWDYRILNGVATDQKELMEKSFALAEEIANNAPRAVFEAKYAISKGANTDIQTGIDIETKAYEVIIPTKDRLEALAAFEEKRKPIFTGE from the coding sequence ATGGAGACAGGGGAGTCAATGTTGTTTGAAGCAAAAGGTCATATAGGCCTTATCACCTTACAATGTCCTGAACGCTTAAATGTATTAAATTATAACACGCTTTGTAGTCTTGATAAGGTGGTTGAAAAAATTCAGCAAAATCCAAAAGAAATCCGGACAGTTGTAATAACGGGAGAAGGACGAGCCTTTTCCGCGGGAGCCGACTTAAAGGAACGAAAAACATTAAATGAACAACAGGTACGACGCAATGTCGCTAAAATCAGAGATGTGTTTACTGCGATAGAGCGGCTGCCACAGCCGACGATTGCGGCGATAAACGGATATGCATTTGGTGGAGGATTTGAACTTGCGCTTGCCTGTGATTTTCGTTTTGCTGTACACGATGCCGTAATGGGGCTTACGGAGGTTAGTCAGGGGATTATCCCTGGAGCTGGGGGAACACAGCGGCTAACAAGGCTGGTTGGCCCTTCCATTTCTAAGGAATTAATCCTCACGGCACGCCGGATTTCGGCGCAGCAAGCGTGGGACTATCGTATTTTGAATGGCGTAGCAACCGACCAAAAAGAGCTAATGGAGAAATCATTTGCGCTTGCTGAAGAAATTGCCAACAATGCGCCGCGAGCCGTCTTTGAGGCAAAATATGCGATTAGTAAAGGAGCCAATACAGATATACAGACAGGAATCGATATAGAGACGAAGGCATACGAAGTAATTATTCCAACAAAAGACCGCTTAGAAGCGCTTGCTGCTTTTGAAGAAAAGCGCAAACCAATATTTACGGGAGAATAA
- the paaX gene encoding phenylacetic acid degradation operon negative regulatory protein PaaX: MKSQSMLFTIYGEYIRHYGNEIWVGSLTRLMSEFGLTEQAIRAAISRMMKQGWLESRKIGNRSYYKMSTRGKKRLDEAAKRIYKEVSDEWDGKWRIVCYNIPEEKRGLRDKLRKELSWMGFGMLANSTWISPHNLINRVKDISELYDINEHIEFFDCDHFGWSTPEQLVKRCWDLNEINDKYQEFVKEYSPRFNELKQRIENADKIQDSYCFVEKTILVHEYRKFLFIDPNLPEVLLPDFWVGKEADRLFRNYYQLLNEGAIRFFHANFEVAPVD, from the coding sequence GTGAAATCACAATCCATGCTTTTCACAATTTATGGAGAATATATTCGGCATTATGGCAATGAAATTTGGGTTGGTAGTTTAACACGTTTAATGAGTGAATTTGGTCTCACAGAACAGGCTATACGAGCCGCTATTTCCCGAATGATGAAGCAGGGATGGCTGGAATCGAGGAAAATTGGCAATCGTAGCTATTATAAAATGTCAACTCGAGGAAAAAAAAGGTTGGATGAAGCTGCAAAACGAATTTATAAAGAAGTAAGTGATGAATGGGATGGGAAATGGCGTATCGTATGCTATAACATTCCTGAAGAAAAAAGAGGGCTTCGCGACAAGCTTCGTAAAGAATTATCTTGGATGGGATTTGGCATGCTGGCTAATAGTACATGGATTAGTCCTCATAACTTGATAAATCGTGTTAAAGATATTAGTGAATTATATGATATTAATGAGCACATAGAGTTTTTTGATTGCGATCATTTTGGATGGAGTACACCAGAACAATTGGTTAAAAGATGCTGGGATTTAAATGAAATTAATGATAAATATCAAGAGTTTGTTAAAGAATATAGTCCGCGGTTTAATGAACTTAAACAAAGAATAGAAAATGCGGATAAGATTCAGGATAGTTATTGTTTTGTGGAAAAAACAATTCTTGTTCATGAATACCGCAAGTTTCTTTTTATCGATCCTAATCTTCCTGAAGTACTTCTTCCTGATTTTTGGGTAGGTAAAGAAGCCGATAGATTGTTCCGTAATTATTACCAACTATTAAACGAAGGAGCCATCCGATTTTTTCATGCGAATTTTGAAGTGGCCCCTGTTGACTAA
- a CDS encoding thioesterase family protein has translation MKEGLRLGISETVEIIVTSEMKPAFDEIVIHNVMSTVTMIYYMEKAGRHVILPYLEEDEEGAGYEIHVKHLAPAVVGQRVSFTASCIEITRNRVVCQVCAETEQGIIGKGTFVQAIFPRRTMEERIQLLEEKIKQNDS, from the coding sequence ATGAAAGAAGGATTGCGATTAGGGATATCAGAGACAGTGGAGATCATTGTTACTAGTGAAATGAAACCGGCATTTGATGAGATCGTTATCCATAATGTCATGTCAACAGTCACCATGATTTATTATATGGAAAAAGCGGGTCGCCATGTAATTCTTCCTTATTTGGAGGAAGATGAAGAAGGGGCTGGATATGAGATTCATGTTAAACACCTTGCGCCTGCCGTTGTCGGTCAGAGGGTTTCGTTCACCGCTAGTTGTATAGAAATAACACGTAATCGTGTTGTCTGTCAGGTATGTGCAGAGACAGAGCAGGGGATCATCGGTAAAGGAACGTTTGTACAGGCAATTTTTCCTCGACGTACAATGGAGGAACGAATTCAGTTACTGGAAGAGAAAATAAAGCAAAATGATTCGTAA
- a CDS encoding enoyl-CoA hydratase-related protein has translation MYETIEYRVDQGVCVITLNRPDKFNAFTAQMHKEMFAALKTAAKTEEVRCIVITGAGKAFNAGQDLGDVQEQDVDYGAFLRERYNPMIMQLQNTEKPIIAAVNGVAAGAGMSLALACDIRLASEKASFIDAFVHIGLIPDSGGCYFLPRIVGIGKALELALTGEKVSAEEALRIGLVSHVYQADSFEEQVMEYAQRLASLPTKGIGLIKRVMYRSLYATLEETLEYEAYGQDIAGSTADHKEGVQAFLEKRKPVFTGR, from the coding sequence ATGTACGAAACGATTGAATATAGGGTTGATCAAGGTGTCTGTGTAATTACACTGAACCGTCCGGATAAGTTTAACGCCTTTACCGCACAAATGCATAAGGAAATGTTTGCTGCATTAAAAACAGCTGCTAAAACAGAAGAAGTGCGATGTATTGTTATTACCGGCGCTGGTAAGGCGTTTAATGCTGGACAGGATTTGGGAGATGTACAGGAACAGGATGTAGATTATGGAGCTTTTTTGCGTGAGCGATATAATCCGATGATTATGCAGCTACAAAATACGGAAAAACCTATTATTGCGGCTGTTAATGGAGTAGCGGCGGGAGCAGGTATGAGTCTAGCACTCGCCTGTGATATTCGTCTCGCTTCCGAGAAAGCTAGTTTTATTGATGCATTTGTACATATTGGACTTATCCCCGATTCTGGAGGTTGCTATTTCCTCCCGCGTATTGTAGGGATTGGAAAGGCTTTGGAATTAGCCCTTACTGGAGAGAAGGTAAGCGCGGAAGAAGCATTGCGAATAGGTCTGGTCAGTCATGTATATCAAGCTGATTCATTTGAAGAACAGGTTATGGAGTATGCTCAGCGTCTGGCTTCTCTTCCGACTAAAGGAATCGGTTTAATTAAAAGGGTGATGTATCGAAGCTTGTATGCTACCTTGGAAGAAACACTTGAATATGAAGCATATGGCCAGGATATTGCCGGAAGTACTGCTGATCATAAAGAAGGAGTACAGGCATTCCTAGAAAAGAGAAAGCCTGTATTTACAGGAAGATAA
- a CDS encoding enoyl-CoA hydratase-related protein, which yields MGYQFIKSSVNDNVGVITLYRPQALNALNLQFVDEIVEEIEKMDRNPMIACIILTGNERAFSAGADIDEMADKNAVEMLLKDQFAVWDRIERISKPIIGAVSGFVLGGGCELMMSCDMVIASETTRIGQPEIKLGVMPGAGGTQRLTKMVGKVKAMEMLLTGEPINATEAYHYGLVNRVVPVEIYFQEAMKLAKKIASMPPVAARLIKKSVHKAIDTPLAEGMQYERNCFYLLFASEDKDEGMSAFIEKRTPHFTGR from the coding sequence ATGGGGTATCAATTTATAAAAAGCTCAGTTAACGATAATGTAGGAGTTATTACTTTATATCGTCCGCAGGCATTAAATGCACTGAACCTTCAATTCGTAGATGAGATTGTAGAAGAAATTGAAAAAATGGATCGCAATCCTATGATTGCATGCATTATTCTGACTGGGAATGAACGTGCCTTTTCCGCTGGAGCGGATATTGATGAGATGGCTGACAAAAATGCTGTTGAAATGCTGCTAAAAGATCAATTTGCTGTATGGGACCGTATTGAACGTATTTCTAAGCCGATTATAGGAGCGGTTAGTGGCTTTGTTCTCGGCGGCGGTTGTGAACTTATGATGAGTTGCGATATGGTTATTGCTTCCGAAACGACGCGAATCGGGCAACCTGAAATTAAGCTTGGTGTAATGCCGGGCGCTGGGGGAACACAGCGTTTGACCAAAATGGTAGGAAAAGTGAAAGCGATGGAAATGCTGCTAACAGGCGAACCTATTAATGCGACTGAAGCATACCACTATGGACTCGTCAATCGTGTTGTTCCTGTAGAAATCTATTTTCAAGAAGCAATGAAGTTGGCTAAGAAGATCGCTTCCATGCCACCAGTTGCTGCTCGTCTTATTAAAAAGTCCGTGCATAAGGCGATAGATACGCCGCTAGCTGAAGGCATGCAGTATGAGCGAAATTGCTTTTATTTGCTTTTTGCTAGTGAAGATAAAGATGAGGGAATGAGCGCATTTATAGAGAAGCGTACACCGCATTTTACCGGTCGATAA
- a CDS encoding PaaI family thioesterase — MIMAANNRFNDYLGITIEHQNTDSCKAILKIRPELFNSIDGTVHGGVTSTLADVAMGHAAAPHVDGIQQCVTLESKINYLAPAKGDILIAESKVIQRGGRIIVMQAEVKTENGELVAIALGTYARRSKA, encoded by the coding sequence ATGATCATGGCCGCAAATAACCGTTTTAACGATTATCTTGGTATTACGATTGAGCATCAAAATACGGACAGTTGCAAAGCCATATTAAAGATCCGTCCTGAATTATTTAATAGTATAGACGGTACTGTACATGGTGGTGTAACCAGTACACTAGCCGATGTAGCTATGGGACATGCGGCTGCTCCTCATGTGGACGGAATACAGCAATGTGTTACATTAGAAAGTAAAATTAACTACCTTGCTCCTGCAAAAGGTGACATATTGATAGCTGAATCAAAAGTGATTCAGCGAGGAGGAAGAATTATTGTCATGCAGGCAGAGGTTAAAACAGAAAATGGTGAGCTTGTAGCAATTGCACTTGGTACCTATGCTCGCCGCTCAAAAGCATAA
- a CDS encoding hotdog fold thioesterase: protein MVNVKRNIDEKDIHRRYYQEICEKLKHDPYASYLGIKLVEVGEGTAVAEMEVKPHMLNAHGTTHGAILFALADFVFAVACNSYGKTSVALSVNINFLAASIEGASLRATAVEENRTHRTGLYRIQVEGDGKTLALLDALAYRKSDYFIDVNLNPQE from the coding sequence ATGGTTAATGTAAAAAGGAACATTGACGAAAAGGATATTCATCGGCGTTATTATCAGGAAATATGTGAAAAGCTCAAGCATGATCCATATGCTTCCTATTTAGGAATTAAATTAGTAGAGGTCGGCGAGGGAACAGCGGTTGCTGAGATGGAAGTTAAGCCGCATATGTTAAATGCTCATGGAACTACACATGGCGCGATTCTTTTTGCTTTGGCCGACTTTGTATTTGCAGTAGCATGTAATTCTTATGGTAAGACATCCGTTGCTTTATCAGTGAATATAAACTTTTTGGCAGCGAGTATAGAGGGAGCGAGCCTACGTGCAACAGCGGTAGAGGAGAATCGGACTCACCGAACCGGTCTGTATCGTATTCAAGTGGAGGGAGACGGAAAAACGTTAGCTCTCCTTGATGCGTTGGCTTACCGAAAGAGTGACTATTTTATTGATGTGAATCTTAATCCTCAGGAGTGA
- a CDS encoding EthD family reductase — protein MVKLIAIYKKPENVEQFEKHYQEVHTPLAEKMPGLVKLEVNEVYGTPAGESNLHLIAELYFETKEALHQALSSPEGRASGKDLMGFAGKIVSMHFAEVR, from the coding sequence ATGGTTAAATTAATTGCAATTTACAAAAAACCAGAAAATGTGGAGCAATTTGAAAAGCATTATCAAGAAGTACATACACCGCTCGCTGAAAAAATGCCGGGTCTTGTGAAGCTTGAAGTAAATGAGGTGTATGGAACGCCTGCTGGAGAAAGTAACCTTCATCTTATTGCTGAGTTGTACTTTGAAACGAAGGAAGCATTACATCAAGCTCTTTCTTCACCAGAGGGACGTGCTTCAGGTAAAGATTTGATGGGATTTGCGGGTAAAATCGTTTCTATGCATTTTGCGGAAGTGCGGTAG